The genomic interval GTGGACGCGTCGGACGACAGCGCGCCCATCCTGCGCCGGCTCGGCCTGCACGCGGTGACCACGACCACGCCGTACGTCTGGACACCACCGGCCCGCTGACACGGGGTCACCGGGACGGCGGCGGCCTCGGGCCTGACCGGCGGCTAACCGGCGGCGACGGGCTGCCGGTCCGGGTACCGGCGCCGTACCAGCGGCCAGGTCGCGATCCCGATCGTCAGGGCGATCGGATGACCCCAGTCGGTCAGCGGGTCGGTGAACGCGATCAGATCGGTCACCAGCACCCAGCCGAAGAGAGCGAGCAACGGCCAGCGCAGCCACGGCCCGAGCAGCCCCGCCAGCGCGCCGAGGCTCGCGGCCACGCCGAAGCTGACGCCGTAGTCGAGGCGGTGCAGCGAACTGGCGGGCAGCTGCCCGACCAGGACCGCGAGGCCTACGGGGACCTCCGTCGCGAGGGTCGCCCCGATGTGCCCGAGCAGGAAGACACCGGCCGTGCGCACGCCACCGATCCGGCGCTCCAGCGCGGTGAGGACGACCAGCAGGGCGAGTGCGTACGGCGAGAGGACCCCGCCCGCGATCCACAACGCGCTGGCCACCAGCACCAGTACGGGCATGCGCACGAGGTGCGCGACATCGGTGCTGGAGCCCTGGTGCAGGGTGTGCGCGACGGCGGGGTCCAGCTGCGCGGCGACCAGGGAGACAACGACCAGGACGGCGCCGTAGACGAAGGTGAACGGCGTTCCGGTCGGGGTGGGGAGCAGCCGCAGGAGCCGGGGGACGCGAGAGCGGGTGTCCAGAGCGGCCGTCGGCGGCGAAGTCACCGGTGTCCCGGTGGCGTCCGTCTCGCCCCGTTCCCGCTGCCGGGGCATCCCGTCGAGCAGTCCGGCCACATCCGGAAAGGACGCGTCCTGTGCTTCCGGGGCAGTTGCTTCGGGAGCGGGTGCGTCGGAGGCGGCTGGGGGCGGCACGGTCCGTTCCAAGGTGAGCTGCTCCTTCCGTCCCACCCCACCCTTCGCGCCCCACCCGCCCGCTGTCTGTGACCTGCGCCACCCCTGCCCCGATTCACAGGGACTTCTCAAGGAACCCCGGCCCGGGTCCCGCACCTGCCAGGATGGGCCGATGCCCACCTCGTACGACATTCCTGAAGTCCTGGACCGTCGCGAGGGCCCGTACGGAGAGGTGGTCCTGCGGCGCCACGGCGAGTTGCTCCAGATCATCGCCAACGGCTGCTTCCTGATGGACACCTCCGACGGACGCTCGGAGCGGATGCTCGTCGACACGGCGCTCGCCGCGCTCGACGACCGGCCGGATCCGCACGTCCTCATCGGCGGCCTCGGCGTCGGCTTCTCGCTCGCACACGCGGCCGCGAACCCGCGCTGGGGCCAGATCACGGTCGTCGAGCGGGAACCGGCGATCATCGACTGGCACCGCGGCGCGGGCCCGCTCTCGGTCCTCTCGGCGCGGGCGCTCGCCGATCCCCGGACGAACATTGTGGAAACGGATCTAGTCGGATTCGTCAATGAGACATGCGCCACTTTTGACGCGCTGTGCCTCGACATCGACAACGGGCCCGACTGGACGGTCACGGACGGCAACCACGGGCTCTACGCGCGTACCGGACTCACAAGTTGCGCAAGGGTGTTGAAGCCGGGCGGCGTACTGGCCGTGTGGTCGGCGAAACCTTCTCCGGAATTTGAGCAATCACTGGCAAATGCCGGGTTCCAGCAGGTACGTACCGAGGAGATCCCGGTTGCCCGGGGAGTACCGGACGTCGTCCATCTCGCCGTCCGACCTGGATAGCAAAGGGGTGATGACTCCCCGTACTCTGCTTCCCTACGCCGATCATTCAAGCGTCAATCGCAGTCATGCGCAGACAAGGAATCACCCCACATGGTTCCGGAAAGCACTCCCCAGGGGCGGGCGATGGAGCAGACACACACCTCCCACAACGGTTCGACGGCCACCCAGGGCGCTCAGCGCCGGGTCCTGGTCGTCGAGGACGACCCGACGATCGTCGACGCCATCGCGACCCGCCTGCGCGCCGAGGGATTCCTCGTGCAAACGGCGGTCGACGGCCCGTCGGCGGTCGACACGGCCGAGGCCTGGCAGCCGGACCTGCTGATCCTCGACATCATGCTGCCCGGCTTCGACGGCCTGGAGGTCTGCCGCCGTGTGCAGGCCGCCCGTCCGGTGCCGGTGCTGATGCTGACGGCCCGTGACGACGAGACCGACATGCTGGTCGGCCTCGGCGTCGGCGCCGACGACTACATGACCAAGCCGTTCTCGATGCGGGAGCTGGCCGCGCGCGTGCACGTGCTGCTGCGGCGCGTCGAGCGGGCCGCACTGGCCGCCGCCACGCCCAGAAGCGGCATTCTGCGGCTCGGCGAGCTGGAGATCGACCACGCGCAGCGCCGGGTGCGGGTGCGTTCGGAGGACGTGCATCTGACGCCCACCGAGTTCGACCTCCTGGTGTGCCTGGCGAACACCCCGCGCGCGGTGCTCTCCCGTGAGCAGCTGCTGGCCGAGGTGTGGGACTGGGCGGACGCGTCCGGCACCCGCACCGTCGACAGCCACATCAAGGCGCTGCGCCGGAAGATCGGCGCCGAGCGGATCCGCACGGTGCACGGCGTCGGCTACGCCCTGGAGACGCCGACGCCATGAGCGAGGGTCCGGCCGGCCGGAGAAGTCCCAGGGAGCCCTGGGGTGGCGTGAGCCCGTTCTCGATCAAGACCAAGCTGGGCGCCCTGGTCGTCATCGCGGTCCTCATCACCACCGGGCTGATGATGATCGCGATGCGCACGGCGACGGAGCTGCGCTTCATCACGGTCTTCTCGATGATCGCCACACTGCTCATTACGCAGTTCGTGGCGCATTCGCTCACCGCGCCCCTGGACGACATGAACGCGGTCGCCCGGTCCATCTCGCACGGCGACTACACCCGCCGGGTCCGCGAGAACCGCCGGGACGAGCTGGGCGACCTGGCCCAGACGATCAACCGCATGGCGGACGACCTGGAGGCCCAGGAACGCCAGCGCAAGGAACTTGTGGCAAATGTCTCCCACGAGCTGCGCACGCCCATCGCGGGCCTGCGGGCGGTGCTGGAGAACATCGTCGACGGTGTCACCCAGGCGGACCCCGAGACCATGCGCACGGCCCTGAAGCAGACCGAGCGGCTCGGCCGGCTGGTGGAGACGCTGCTGGACCTGTCCCGCCTCGACAACGGCGTCGTACCGCT from Streptomyces sp. CC0208 carries:
- a CDS encoding rhomboid-like protein, producing the protein MAGLLDGMPRQRERGETDATGTPVTSPPTAALDTRSRVPRLLRLLPTPTGTPFTFVYGAVLVVVSLVAAQLDPAVAHTLHQGSSTDVAHLVRMPVLVLVASALWIAGGVLSPYALALLVVLTALERRIGGVRTAGVFLLGHIGATLATEVPVGLAVLVGQLPASSLHRLDYGVSFGVAASLGALAGLLGPWLRWPLLALFGWVLVTDLIAFTDPLTDWGHPIALTIGIATWPLVRRRYPDRQPVAAG
- a CDS encoding spermidine synthase, with translation MPTSYDIPEVLDRREGPYGEVVLRRHGELLQIIANGCFLMDTSDGRSERMLVDTALAALDDRPDPHVLIGGLGVGFSLAHAAANPRWGQITVVEREPAIIDWHRGAGPLSVLSARALADPRTNIVETDLVGFVNETCATFDALCLDIDNGPDWTVTDGNHGLYARTGLTSCARVLKPGGVLAVWSAKPSPEFEQSLANAGFQQVRTEEIPVARGVPDVVHLAVRPG
- a CDS encoding response regulator transcription factor, which gives rise to MEQTHTSHNGSTATQGAQRRVLVVEDDPTIVDAIATRLRAEGFLVQTAVDGPSAVDTAEAWQPDLLILDIMLPGFDGLEVCRRVQAARPVPVLMLTARDDETDMLVGLGVGADDYMTKPFSMRELAARVHVLLRRVERAALAAATPRSGILRLGELEIDHAQRRVRVRSEDVHLTPTEFDLLVCLANTPRAVLSREQLLAEVWDWADASGTRTVDSHIKALRRKIGAERIRTVHGVGYALETPTP
- a CDS encoding ATP-binding protein encodes the protein MSEGPAGRRSPREPWGGVSPFSIKTKLGALVVIAVLITTGLMMIAMRTATELRFITVFSMIATLLITQFVAHSLTAPLDDMNAVARSISHGDYTRRVRENRRDELGDLAQTINRMADDLEAQERQRKELVANVSHELRTPIAGLRAVLENIVDGVTQADPETMRTALKQTERLGRLVETLLDLSRLDNGVVPLKKRRFEVWPYLSGVLKEANMVATARAGIASGSGSHTRNDVHLHLDVSPPELTAHADPERIHQVVANLIDNAVKHSPAHGRVTVKARRGALPESLELEVLDEGPGIPRSEWHRVFERFNRGQVMRPHGPGSDGGTGLGLAIARWAVDLHGGRIGVAESERGCRILVTLPGLPSLPS